In Strigops habroptila isolate Jane chromosome 7, bStrHab1.2.pri, whole genome shotgun sequence, the following are encoded in one genomic region:
- the FGB gene encoding fibrinogen beta chain → MKPLLLLLLCVSSVKPQASTDYDDEEDSPQLGVRGHRPLDKRREVAPTLRPVAPPISGTGYQPRPPKRVKPGDKKERIIYPDAGGCKHPLEELGVLCPTGCELQTTLVKQEKTVKSVVRDLKDKVSKLSETSTTFYEYVNVLDDKLIKRQKQRRDNDDVLSQYNTEVELHYNYIKDNLDNNIPSSLRVLRSVVDTLHKKIQKLENAIATQADYCRSPCVVSCNIPVVSGKECEDIIRKGGETSEMYLIQPDPFVKPYRVYCDMETDNGGWTLIQNRQDGSVNFGRVWDQYKKGFGNVANSGGKNYCDTPGEYWLGNDKISQLTKIGPTEVLIEMEDWNGNKVSAHYGGFTIQNEGNKYQLSVSNYKGNAGNALMEGASQVHGENRTMTIHNGMFFSTYDRDNDGWLTTDPRKQCSKEDGGGWWYNRCHSANPNGRYYWGGTYSWDMAKHGTDDGVVWMNWKGSWYSMKKMSMKIRPYFPH, encoded by the exons GAAGACAGCCCTCAGCTTGGGGTTCGAGGCCACCGACCCCTGGACAAAAGGCGGGAAGTGGCCCCCACACTCCGGCCTGTGGCACCTCCCATCAGTGGAACTGGATACCAGCCCCGGCCCCCAAAGCGGGTGAAGCCAGGGGACAAGAAAGAACGTATCATCTACCCTGATGCTGGTGGCTGCAAGCACCCTTTAGAAGAGCTG ggagtGCTGTGTCCAACTGGATGTGAGCTGCAAACTACACTggtaaaacaggaaaaaactgTGAAATCAGTTGTTCGTGATCTAAAGGACAAAGTGAGCAAACTGTCTGAAACCTCTACAACTTTCTATGAATACGTGAATGTTCTAGATGATAAATTGATAAAGagacaaaaacaaagaagag ACAATGATGATGTACTTTCTCAGTACAACACAGAAGTGGAATTGCATTATAATTATATAAAGGATAATCTGGACAATAACATTCCGTCTAGCCTCAGGGTCCTTCGTTCAGTTGTGGATACTTTACACAAAAAGAtacaaaaactggaaaatgcCATTGCAACCCAGGCGGACTACTGCCGTTCCCCATGTGTTGTTTCCTGCAATATTCCAGTGGTTTCAGGCAAAG AATGTGAGGATATTATCAGAAAAGGAGGTGAGACATCCGAAATGTACCTCATCCAGCCAGATCCTTTCGTCAAACCATACAGAGTGTACTGTGACATGGAAACAGATAACGGAG GCTGGACTTTGATTCAGAACCGCCAGGATGGCAGTGTTAATTTCGGAAGAGTATGGGATCAATATAAAAAAGGATTTGGCAATGTCGCGAACAGTGGAGGGAAGAACTACTGTGATACACCAG GTGAATATTGGCTTGGAAATGACAAGATCAGCCAGCTTACCAAAATAGGGCCCACTGAAGTTTTAATTGAAATGGAAGACTGGAATGGTAATAAAGTATCAGCTCATTATGGAGGTTTCACCATACAGAATGAAGGAAACAAGTACCAGCTTTCAGTTAGTAACTACAAAGGCAATGCAGGCAATGCGCTAATGGAAGGAGCTTCACAGGTGCATGGAGAAAACAGGACAATGACAATTCACAACGGCATGTTCTTCAGTACTTATGACAGAGATAATGATGGATG gTTAACTACAGATCCAAGAAAACAGTGCTCCAAAGAAGACGGTGGTGGATGGTGGTACAACCGCTGCCACTCAGCCAACCCCAATGGCAGATACTATTGGGGAGGGACCTACAGCTGGGATATGGCAAAACATGGTACAGATGATGGTGTTGTATGGATGAACTGGAAAGGGTCATGGTATTCAATGAAAAAGATGAGCATGAAAATCAGGCCATACTTTCCACATTAA
- the FGG gene encoding fibrinogen gamma chain, producing the protein MMVPKLQNWAALGPFLSLLFSTSVAYIATRENCCILDERFGSYCPTTCGIADFFNKYHLTMDNELQEMERILQEIANSSVTADHLIQHIQSLYPPEKQTLPNSIEDFTKKSKKIIEEIIRYENTIFTHESTIQQLTDAHIMNSNRITQLKQKIAQLESECQEPCRDTAEIQETTGRDCQDIANKGARKSGLYFIKPQKAKQSFLVYCEIDSYGNGWTVLQRRLDGSEDFKRNWVQYKEGFGHLSPDDTTEFWLGNEKIHLITTQSTLPYTLRIELEDWSGKKSTADYAVFKVGSEGDKYRLTYAYFIGGEAGDAFDGFDFGDDPSDKSFTYHNGMRFSTYDNDNDNFAGNCAEQDGSGWWMNRCHAGHLNGKYYIDGVYTSKDAGPSGYDNGIIWATWRDRWYSMKKTAMKIIPFNRLSVDGQQHNLGSAKQVGDS; encoded by the exons ATGATGGTGCCGAAGTTACAGAACTGGGCTGCCCTAGggcctttcctctccctgctcttttCTACCAGTGTGGCG taCATTGCTACCAGAGAAAACTGCTGCATATTAGATGAACGATTT gGTAGCTACTGCCCAACAACCTGTGGCATTGCagatttctttaataaatacCATCTTACTATGGATAATGAACTGCAGGAAATGGAGAGAATTTTGCAGGAAATTGCTAACTCCTCAGTAACAGCAGATCATTTGATTCAACACATTCAAAGCCTCTATCCTCCAGAGAAGCAGACACTACCAA ATTCAATTGAAGATTTCACTAAAAAGTCCaagaaaataattgaagaaATTATCAGATATGAAAACACTATTTTCACTCATGAAAGTACTATACA GCAGTTGACAGATGCACATATAATGAACAGCAACAGAATCacacagctgaaacagaagaTTGCCCAGCTTGAGTCAGAATGTCAGGAGCCATGCAGAGACACAGCCGAAATACAGGAGACAACTGGAAGAG ATTGTCAAGACATTGCAAATAAAGGTGCCAGAAAAAGTGGTCTTTACTTTATCAAGCCTCAAAAAGCCAAGCAGTCATTTCTAGTCTACTGTGAGATTGACTCATATGGCAACGGCTGGACAGTATTACAGAGG AGACTGGATGGGAGTGAGGACTTCAAGAGAAATTGGGTTCAGTACAAGGAAGGATTCGGACATCTGTCTCCAGATGACACCACCGAGTTCTGGCTGGGTAATGAAAAGATTCATTTAATAACCACGCAGTCCACTCTGCCGTACACCTTACGAATAGAACTGGAGGACTGGAGTGGCAAAAAAAG CACTGCTGACTATGCTGTATTCAAAGTGGGAAGTGAAGGAGACAAGTATCGACTGACTTATGCCTACTTTATCGGTGGTGAAGCTGGGGATGCCTTTGATGGCTTTGATTTTGGAGATGATCCAAGTGACAAGTCCTTTACCTATCATAATGGCATGCGGTTCAGTACCTACGATAACGACAATGATAACTTTGCTGGCAACTGTGCTGAGCAAGATGGATCTGGATGGTGGATGAATAGATGTCATGCTGGCCACCTCAATGGCAAATATTATATAG ATGGTGTGTACACATCCAAAGATGCTGGTCCATCTGGATATGACAATGGCATTATCTGGGCAACCTGGCGTGACCGGTGGTACTCCATGAAGAAAACTGCAATGAAAATCATCCCATTCAACAGACTGTCAGTAGATGGACAGCAGCACAATTTGGGCAGCGCCAAACAG gTTGGAGACTCATAA
- the FGA gene encoding fibrinogen alpha chain: MISVRILCVLLCLSLAWAQDGETTFEKEGAGVRGPRIVEHMSQSTCQYEKNWPICADDDWGTKCPSGCRMQGLIDETDQDYSHRIDKIRKLLLENQNNYKKSNRIVVETVNVLKPNLDSAQKIDDDYGRVSEELRQRIVTLKQRVVTQVNRIKALQSSIQEQVMEMKRLEVDIDIKIRACKGTCARSFDYQVDKESYDNIQKQLTQANSINLHPELQTTTLSTLKMRPIKDSNVPEHFKHKPLPEMQALNIINNIRQMQVVLERSETDTKPSRGDSVYLTAESRGDGPSHTSKLVTPTHGRETISLGDKTSSTVHRCTKTTTKKIVTGPDGPREEVVEKTVSSDGSDCSYLQGAGNVREEGSMYHVGGTDDFHKLERLFPELESFFTPDSASAASKHFGGSSSVSFSSHTTGTDSSHLGTGVSSHSGTYGEKGKFTDLGEEEEDDFGGLHLQPSGFPSGSASHSKTVVTSASSFNKGGSTFETKSLKTREITEELGGVQHDQSAEDTPDFQARSIRPSGMKQRRASTGKDCDDIRQKHTFGAKSGIFKIKPAGSNKVLSVYCDQETTLGGWLLIQQRMDGSVNFNRTWQDYKRGFGSVDGKGQGEFWLGNENIHLLTQNDTLLRVELEDWDGNAEYAEYIIQVGSEAEGYALAVSSYEGTAGDALIAGWLEDGTEYTSHAQMRFSTFDRDQDRWEESCAEMYGGGWWYNSCQAANLNGIYYLGGHYDPRYNIPYEIENGVVWLPFRASDYSLKIVRMKIRPIETL; the protein is encoded by the exons ATGATATCAGTGAGGATCCTCTGTGTGTTGCTGTGCCTCAGCTTAGCCTGG GCACAAGATGGAGAGACTACCTTTGAAAAGGAAGGTGCAGGAGTGCGTGGTCCCAGGATTGTGGAGCACATGTCCCAGTCCACCTGCCAGTATGAGAAGAACTGGCCCATCTGTGCGGACGATGACTGG GGTACAAAATGTCCATCAGGCTGCAGAATGCAAGGACTGATCGATGAAACAGATCAGGATTATAGTCACAGAATAGACAAAATCAGGAAGCTGCTCttagaaaatcaaaacaactaTAAAAAATCAAATCGGATAGTTGTGGAAACTGTAAATGTTCTGAAACCAAACCTGGACAGTGCTCAGA AGATTGATGATGATTATGGTCGCGTGTCAGAAGAACTGAGACAGAGAATTGTGACATTAAAGCAGAGAGTTGTCACTCAAGTAAACAGAAttaaagctctgcagagcagcatccaGGAACAGGTGATGGAGATGAAGCGCTTGGAG GTGGACATTGATATTAAGATACGAGCTTGCAAAGGAACCTGTGCTAGAAGTTTTGATTACCAGGTGGACAAAGAAAGCTATGACAATATCCAGAAGCAGCTTACCCAAGCCAACTCCATCAACTTGCACCCAGAGCTTCAAACAACCACCTTGAGCACACTGAAAATGAGGCCAATTAAGGACTCAAATGTTCCTGAGCATTTTAAGCATAAGCCTCTGCCAGAAATGCAAGCTCTGAATATAATTAATAACATCAGGCAGATGCAAGTGGTATTAGAAAGATCAGAAACAGACACAAAGCCCTCCCGAGGCGACAGCGTGTATCTCACGGCAGAATCAAGGGGGGATGGACCTTCACACACCAGCAAATTAGTTACTCCTACTCATGGGAGAGAAACTATTAGTCTGGGAGACAAAACCTCCTCTACTGTTCATAGGTGCACCAAAACTACCACCAAAAAAATTGTCACTGGCCCTGATGGCCCTAGAGAAGAAGTAGTTGaaaaaacagtttcttctgaTGGCTCAGACTGCTCCTATTTGCAAGGGGCAGGAAATGTTAGAGAGGAAGGGAGCATGTACCACGTTGGTGGGACAGATGACTTCCACAAGCTAGAGAGGTTATTCCCTGAGCTGGAGTCCTTTTTTACCCCTGACTCTGCATCTGCTGCTAGTAAGCACTTTGGTGGATCTAGCAGTGTTTCATTTAGCAGCCACACAACTGGTACAGACAGTAGCCACTTAGGTACTGGAGTATCCAGTCATTCAGGGACCTATGGGGAGAAAGGCAAATTTACAGACttaggagaggaggaagaagatgacTTTGGAGGACTTCACCTTCAGCCATCTGGATTCCCATCTGGCAGTGCAAGTCACTCCAAGACTGTAGTGACCAGCGCTTCTAGTTTCAACAAGGGAGGCTCCACTTTTGAAACCAAATCACTAAAGACCCGTGAAATAACTGAGGAGCTAGGTGGGGTGCAACATGATCAGAGTGCAGAGGATACCCCAGACTTTCAGGCACGCAGCATCAGACCATCAGGAATGAAGCAAAGGAGAGCCAGCACTGGGAAAG actgtGATGATATCCGCCAGAAACACACTTTTGGTGCCAAAAGTGGCATTTTCAAAATCAAGCCAGCGGGATCGAATAAGGTTTTGTCAGTTTATTGCGACCAAGAGACAACTTTGGGAGGATGGCTATTGATCCAACAGAGAATGGATGGATCAGTGAATTTTAACCGGACCTGGCAAGACTACAAGAGAGGTTTCGGCAGCGTGGATGGCAAAGGGCAAGGAGAGTTCTGGCTGGGCAATGAAAACATACACTTGCTGACTCAGAACGACACTCTCCTTCGGGTAGAGTTAGAGGACTGGGATGGAAATGCTGAGTATGCAGAGTATATCATACAGGTAGGGTCTGAAGCAGAAGGGTATGCCCTTGCTGTGTCCTCCTATGAGGGGACTGCTGGGGATGCGCTGATAGCCGGCTGGCTGGAAGACGGCACCGAATACACGTCCCATGCCCAGATGCGGTTTAGCACCTTTGACCGGGACCAGGACCGCTGGGAGGAGAGCTGTGCAGAGATGTACGGGGGTGGCTGGTGGTACAACAGCTGCCAGGCAGCCAACCTCAATGGCATTTACTACCTGGGGGGCCACTACGACCCCAGGTACAACATTCCTTATGAGATCGAAAATGGTGTGGTCTGGCTGCCATTTAGAGCCTCTGACTATTCCCTCAAAATTGTTAGAATGAAAATCAGGCCCATAGAAACCTTGTAG